The following are encoded together in the bacterium genome:
- the purF gene encoding amidophosphoribosyltransferase: MCGVIGILGDSIVAPDLWVGLISMQHRGQDAAGIVTYSGDRFHLKKGKGTVQSLFTEADINRLIGNVGIGHVRYPTIGAGDPEDAQPFYTNTPYGIAIAHNGNVINYSELKSWLIHHQRHINTSCDAEVILNLLALELEEKSIFDAVCGVMDKVNGSYSCVAFIANHGLLAFRDPHGVKPLKFGRRDKSFCFASESVALDTLGYEISRDVAPGEAIFVSLKGKVSSKQIKKAFPRHCIFEYIYFARPDSILDSIPVYEARFNLGKELGKEVMQLGLKPDVVIPVPDTARTTAQALAHSIGVPHREGLIKNRYIARTFIMPRDTRRMEYVRYKLNPIRYEIEGKRVLLVDDSIVRGTTSKAIVTLVRKAKPKAVYFASSCPPLKYPCFYGIDMQTRQEFIARKKSITEIRAEIGADELVYQSFKGMLKAVGGETSSNKTSYCTACFSGKYPTKIPEREIRRIEKERSQS, translated from the coding sequence ATGTGTGGTGTTATAGGTATACTTGGTGATTCTATTGTGGCACCAGATTTATGGGTCGGTCTCATTTCTATGCAACATAGGGGGCAGGATGCGGCTGGAATTGTAACTTACTCAGGAGACCGCTTCCATTTGAAGAAAGGTAAAGGTACAGTTCAATCTCTGTTTACTGAAGCAGATATTAATAGACTTATTGGTAATGTAGGGATTGGTCATGTCAGGTATCCAACAATTGGGGCAGGTGACCCGGAAGATGCGCAGCCATTTTATACAAATACGCCTTATGGTATAGCAATAGCACATAATGGTAATGTAATAAACTACAGTGAGCTCAAAAGTTGGCTTATCCATCACCAGCGTCATATAAATACGAGTTGTGATGCAGAAGTCATCCTTAATCTATTAGCTTTAGAACTTGAAGAGAAGTCTATATTTGATGCAGTTTGTGGTGTAATGGATAAAGTTAATGGTAGCTACTCTTGTGTTGCTTTCATTGCTAACCATGGCTTACTTGCATTTAGAGACCCACACGGAGTGAAGCCACTTAAATTTGGGAGACGGGATAAAAGTTTTTGTTTTGCATCTGAGTCAGTAGCCCTTGATACACTTGGCTATGAGATAAGTAGAGATGTAGCTCCTGGTGAAGCAATATTTGTTAGTTTAAAAGGGAAGGTGAGTTCAAAACAGATTAAGAAGGCGTTCCCTCGGCATTGTATATTTGAATACATTTATTTTGCACGCCCTGATTCTATACTTGACAGCATTCCTGTATATGAAGCAAGATTTAATCTTGGTAAAGAGTTAGGTAAAGAGGTGATGCAGTTAGGTCTAAAGCCAGATGTCGTCATTCCTGTCCCTGATACAGCGAGGACAACGGCACAGGCACTGGCACATTCTATTGGGGTACCACACAGGGAAGGTCTTATAAAGAATAGGTATATTGCAAGAACATTTATAATGCCAAGAGATACCAGGCGTATGGAATATGTCAGGTATAAACTTAACCCAATAAGATATGAAATAGAAGGTAAGCGTGTATTACTTGTAGACGACTCTATTGTGAGGGGGACGACCTCAAAGGCTATAGTGACACTCGTCCGCAAAGCTAAACCGAAGGCAGTGTATTTTGCATCTTCCTGTCCACCTCTTAAGTATCCCTGCTTCTATGGTATAGATATGCAGACAAGACAAGAGTTTATAGCAAGAAAGAAGAGTATAACTGAGATAAGAGCTGAAATAGGGGCGGATGAACTCGTATACCAGTCATTTAAAGGCATGCTGAAAGCAGTAGGAGGTGAGACCTCAAGTAATAAGACCTCGTATTGTACGGCTTGCTTTAGTGGCAAGTATCCAACTAAAATACCTGAGCGAGAGATAAGAAGGATTGAAAAAGAGCGCTCTCAAAGCTAA
- a CDS encoding FlgD immunoglobulin-like domain containing protein — translation MYSVAQYGDIREQSWDGSSWVDSVVDAVTGASASLTVGIGRNDDTSRIYATSVRDSGVYEFTNTDPYVGTELASRTISVNYTLDQNLPNPFRDKTIISYLVTKLCEVVIEVYDLSGRLVKELVHGVLKPGQYRVSWDGRDSDDKNIPSGIYFCKLRVENFFIVSKKLILIR, via the coding sequence GTGTATAGTGTAGCACAATATGGTGATATCCGTGAGCAATCTTGGGATGGTAGTTCATGGGTTGATAGTGTAGTAGATGCTGTAACGGGTGCATCAGCTAGTTTAACTGTTGGTATAGGAAGAAACGATGATACCTCCCGTATCTATGCTACAAGCGTTAGAGACAGTGGTGTATACGAATTTACCAATACCGACCCCTATGTGGGTACAGAACTCGCTTCTCGGACTATTAGTGTTAATTATACGCTGGACCAAAACCTACCTAATCCATTCAGAGATAAGACTATCATCTCCTATTTGGTTACAAAATTATGCGAGGTGGTTATCGAAGTTTATGATTTATCTGGTAGACTTGTAAAAGAGCTTGTGCATGGAGTATTAAAACCGGGTCAGTATAGGGTGAGTTGGGATGGTAGAGATTCTGATGATAAAAACATTCCATCCGGTATTTACTTCTGTAAACTTCGGGTAGAGAATTTTTTTATAGTGAGTAAGAAATTGATTTTAATTAGATAA